The following coding sequences are from one Diospyros lotus cultivar Yz01 chromosome 7, ASM1463336v1, whole genome shotgun sequence window:
- the LOC127806396 gene encoding protein NIM1-INTERACTING 2, with protein MTERQDCFGVHDLTSMEIEKRKREDEGEIAGKRPKKGAEAAAPDPEEGEVEEFFAILERIHFAVKYFRQDGGGGGLDRAAKGQPPPSSKWHPTFEKEDFEEVDSVKGPGEVVDEEGEEEEDGGLDLNAEPQPE; from the coding sequence ATGACCGAACGCCAAGATTGCTTTGGTGTTCATGACCTGACCTCCATGGAGATAGAGAAGAGGAAGCGGGAAGACGAGGGCGAGATCGCCGGAAAGAGGCCAAAGAAGGGGGCTGAAGCTGCGGCGCCTGATCCGGAGGAAGGAGAGGTGGAGGAGTTCTTCGCCATTCTGGAACGGATACACTTCGCGGTCAAGTACTTCCGGCAGGATGGCGGTGGAGGCGGCCTTGATCGAGCGGCGAAGGGGCAGCCGCCGCCGTCGTCGAAGTGGCACCCGACGTTTGAGAAGGAAGACTTTGAGGAAGTTGATAGCGTCAAAGGCCCCGGCGAAGTCGTCGACGAggagggggaggaggaggaggacggCGGTTTGGATCTGAACGCCGAGCCGCAGCCGGAGTGA